In one window of Clupea harengus chromosome 4, Ch_v2.0.2, whole genome shotgun sequence DNA:
- the csf1b gene encoding macrophage colony-stimulating factor 1b isoform X1: MTTNKLHQILHNAKVKSVCVLVLLCVPLVMGDIRGPCRHSLTKEHLLHIKSLINNQLQSGCYITYTFIERGSLSEVCYVKAALPWTLELLSTHFHYVSSSENGQDVRALKSIILNIYSQQCAPVINEEEEEDPVAFERVYHGSPKEALFRLQEVLALYLDIITQSNTPVDWNCETEYAQQEPLRAPTHSPPNTVEPASGQLGRNFRNETSKDLYNVYKIGFIAMTACCGLLLPITVCCFIKHKKLQNNLHRTQTMAHERFNRYQHSIELEDLSGSPQCSSFLPGQAHGAAAGNNSFLAFSRTTLKPGTLASTKA; encoded by the exons gtgaagagtgtgtgtgttctcgtgcTGCTGTGTGTCCCTCTTGTCATGGGGGATATCCGTGGGCCCTGCAGGCACTCCCTAACCAAAGAACACCTGCTTCATATCAAAAGCCTG ATCAACAACCAGCTGCAAAGTGGCTGCTACATTACTTACACATTCATTGAAAGGGGAAGCTTG agtGAGGTGTGCTATGTGAAGGCAGCCCTGCCCTGGACACTGGAGCTGCTTAGCACACATTTCCACTATGTCTCAAGCTCAGAAAATGGCCAGGATGTCCGTGCCCTAAAATCAATAATCCTCAATATTTACTCCCAGCAATGTGCACCCGTCAtcaatgaggaggaagag GAGGATCCAGTGGCATTTGAACGGGTGTACCATGGCTCACCCAAGGAGGCCTTATTCAGGTTGCAGGAAGTGCTGGCCCTCTACCTGGACATCATCACCCAGAGCAATACACCCGTGGACTGGAACTGTGAGACAGAGTATGCCCAACAGGAGCCTTTGCGGGCACCCACCCACAGCCCACCAAACACAG TGGAGCCTGCAAGTGGACAGCTCGGGAGGAACTTCAGGAATGAGACTAGCAAAGATCTATACAACGTCTACAAGATCGGATTCATTGCCATGACAGCATGTTGTGGATTACTGCTACCCATCACAGTCTGCTGTTTCATAAAACACAAG AAACTTCAAAATAATCTTCACAGAACCCAGACCATGGCACATGAGAG GTTCAACCGATATCAGCACAGTATTGAGTTGGAAGATCTATCAG GTTCGCCACAATGTTCGAGTTTCCTGCCAGGCCAAGCAcatggagcagcagcaggaaataattcttttcttgctttctcACGAACTACTTTGAAGCCTGGGACACTTGCCAGCACTAAGGCATAA
- the csf1b gene encoding macrophage colony-stimulating factor 1b isoform X2 produces MGDIRGPCRHSLTKEHLLHIKSLINNQLQSGCYITYTFIERGSLSEVCYVKAALPWTLELLSTHFHYVSSSENGQDVRALKSIILNIYSQQCAPVINEEEEEDPVAFERVYHGSPKEALFRLQEVLALYLDIITQSNTPVDWNCETEYAQQEPLRAPTHSPPNTVEPASGQLGRNFRNETSKDLYNVYKIGFIAMTACCGLLLPITVCCFIKHKKLQNNLHRTQTMAHERFNRYQHSIELEDLSGSPQCSSFLPGQAHGAAAGNNSFLAFSRTTLKPGTLASTKA; encoded by the exons ATGGGGGATATCCGTGGGCCCTGCAGGCACTCCCTAACCAAAGAACACCTGCTTCATATCAAAAGCCTG ATCAACAACCAGCTGCAAAGTGGCTGCTACATTACTTACACATTCATTGAAAGGGGAAGCTTG agtGAGGTGTGCTATGTGAAGGCAGCCCTGCCCTGGACACTGGAGCTGCTTAGCACACATTTCCACTATGTCTCAAGCTCAGAAAATGGCCAGGATGTCCGTGCCCTAAAATCAATAATCCTCAATATTTACTCCCAGCAATGTGCACCCGTCAtcaatgaggaggaagag GAGGATCCAGTGGCATTTGAACGGGTGTACCATGGCTCACCCAAGGAGGCCTTATTCAGGTTGCAGGAAGTGCTGGCCCTCTACCTGGACATCATCACCCAGAGCAATACACCCGTGGACTGGAACTGTGAGACAGAGTATGCCCAACAGGAGCCTTTGCGGGCACCCACCCACAGCCCACCAAACACAG TGGAGCCTGCAAGTGGACAGCTCGGGAGGAACTTCAGGAATGAGACTAGCAAAGATCTATACAACGTCTACAAGATCGGATTCATTGCCATGACAGCATGTTGTGGATTACTGCTACCCATCACAGTCTGCTGTTTCATAAAACACAAG AAACTTCAAAATAATCTTCACAGAACCCAGACCATGGCACATGAGAG GTTCAACCGATATCAGCACAGTATTGAGTTGGAAGATCTATCAG GTTCGCCACAATGTTCGAGTTTCCTGCCAGGCCAAGCAcatggagcagcagcaggaaataattcttttcttgctttctcACGAACTACTTTGAAGCCTGGGACACTTGCCAGCACTAAGGCATAA